A genomic window from Streptomyces sp. MST-110588 includes:
- a CDS encoding CoA ester lyase: MVASSVPTAVTAAPLTWLYVPGDRPKTVTKALGSGADVVLIDLEDAVAPGRKRYALRATAELLSDAAVGPVPVHVRINALDGPLAETEVRTLAPLPGLAGLRLPKVKGPADVVRVAAWAADTARPVRPQPAGGGPGSEATGEGGGPRRVPCLYALLESALGVENAFAIALAHPAVCGIALGEADLRAELGVRDDAGLCWARGRAVVAACAAGLAPPAQSVYPHVRDTAGLALSCARGRALGFLGRAAIHPRQLPVIERAYLPTPEEIAAAEETVRAAGADAGALSLPDGRFVDAAVVAGARRVLALAHRHRDRCP, translated from the coding sequence GTGGTCGCGTCCTCGGTCCCGACTGCTGTCACGGCGGCGCCTCTCACCTGGCTGTATGTGCCCGGTGACCGTCCAAAGACGGTCACCAAGGCGCTCGGTTCCGGCGCCGATGTGGTGCTGATCGATCTGGAGGACGCGGTCGCGCCGGGCCGTAAGCGCTACGCCCTGCGTGCCACGGCCGAGCTCCTCAGCGATGCCGCCGTCGGCCCGGTCCCTGTCCACGTACGCATCAACGCCCTGGACGGTCCGCTCGCCGAGACCGAGGTACGTACCCTGGCTCCGCTCCCCGGCCTGGCGGGACTGCGGCTCCCCAAGGTGAAGGGGCCGGCCGATGTCGTACGGGTCGCGGCCTGGGCCGCCGATACGGCTCGCCCCGTACGTCCACAGCCGGCCGGCGGCGGGCCGGGGAGTGAGGCCACGGGCGAGGGTGGTGGTCCTCGCCGGGTGCCCTGCTTGTACGCCCTGCTGGAATCCGCGCTAGGGGTGGAGAACGCCTTCGCCATCGCCCTCGCGCATCCCGCTGTGTGCGGCATCGCCCTGGGCGAGGCCGATCTCCGTGCCGAGTTGGGGGTACGCGACGACGCCGGTCTGTGCTGGGCGCGGGGCCGGGCCGTCGTCGCCGCGTGCGCCGCGGGCCTGGCGCCTCCAGCGCAGTCGGTCTATCCCCACGTGCGCGACACCGCGGGCCTGGCGCTTTCCTGCGCGCGAGGCCGCGCCCTGGGGTTCCTGGGCCGGGCGGCGATACATCCCCGTCAACTGCCGGTCATCGAACGGGCTTATCTGCCCACGCCGGAAGAGATAGCGGCAGCCGAGGAGACGGTACGGGCGGCGGGTGCGGACGCGGGTGCGCTGTCCCTGCCCGACGGACGCTTCGTCGACGCGGCCGTGGTCGCGGGCGCCCGTCGCGTACTGGCCCTGGCCCACCGCCACCGGGACCGCTGCCCATGA
- a CDS encoding thioredoxin domain-containing protein yields MSENNPQARNNPGADGPGAKSPGPTSSARERLQAQREKEKARARRGRQMKVAAAVAAVLVVAGGVAVWATQGGEDSGSGEVVAAPKGTEGGDKPIVPVGAQDAPSTLTVWEDFRCPACGQFENGFRATIRELEDAGQLKSDYHLATIIDGNMGGRGSLTAGNAALCAQDAGRFRDYHDVLYKNQPPEQSDGFADKKHLIELAGKVDGLVGEKFTRCVNDGTYNDFVRKSNDAFAASGHRGTPTVLLNGKNLADEGDQFTPDAFKKMVQDTAKGKKAAKQTGEGPEKEPGKTPGKEPGKDKEVEKASGEDDGKGTGGRTGKAPGEEVDRAVGGAKTGQAGQAG; encoded by the coding sequence GTGAGCGAGAACAATCCACAGGCCCGGAACAATCCAGGGGCGGACGGCCCGGGGGCCAAGAGCCCAGGCCCGACCAGCAGTGCCCGCGAGCGGCTGCAGGCCCAGCGAGAAAAGGAGAAGGCGCGCGCACGGCGCGGACGGCAGATGAAGGTCGCCGCCGCCGTGGCCGCGGTGCTGGTGGTGGCCGGCGGCGTCGCCGTGTGGGCGACGCAAGGGGGCGAGGACTCCGGCAGCGGAGAAGTGGTGGCCGCGCCGAAGGGCACCGAGGGCGGCGACAAGCCCATCGTCCCGGTCGGCGCACAGGACGCCCCCTCCACCCTCACCGTGTGGGAGGACTTCCGCTGTCCCGCCTGCGGCCAGTTCGAGAACGGTTTCCGCGCCACCATCCGCGAGCTGGAGGACGCCGGCCAGCTCAAGAGCGACTACCACCTCGCGACGATCATCGACGGCAACATGGGCGGCAGGGGCTCGCTCACCGCCGGCAACGCGGCACTGTGCGCGCAGGACGCGGGCAGGTTCCGCGACTACCACGACGTGCTGTACAAGAACCAGCCGCCGGAGCAGAGCGACGGCTTCGCCGACAAGAAGCACCTGATCGAACTCGCCGGAAAGGTCGACGGACTCGTCGGCGAGAAGTTCACCCGGTGCGTCAACGACGGTACCTACAACGACTTCGTACGGAAGTCCAACGACGCGTTCGCCGCCTCCGGCCACCGCGGCACCCCGACCGTCCTCCTCAACGGCAAGAACCTCGCGGACGAGGGCGACCAGTTCACCCCGGACGCATTCAAGAAGATGGTCCAGGACACCGCCAAGGGCAAAAAGGCGGCCAAGCAGACGGGAGAAGGGCCGGAGAAGGAGCCGGGCAAGACACCGGGCAAAGAACCCGGCAAGGACAAGGAAGTCGAGAAGGCTTCCGGCGAGGACGACGGCAAGGGGACCGGCGGCCGGACCGGGAAGGCGCCGGGCGAGGAGGTCGACAGGGCAGTCGGCGGCGCGAAGACCGGACAGGCCGGTCAGGCCGGGTAG
- the trpA gene encoding tryptophan synthase subunit alpha, producing MAGKVELLGSVLAAAKAENRAALVGYLPAGFPSVDGGVRALTAMLEGGCDIVEVGLPHSDPVLDGPVIQTADDIALRGGVKIVDVIGTVREVHAATGAPVLCMTYWNPVDRYGVERFAADLAEAGGAGCILPDLPVEESEVWCKAAEQHGLATVFVVAPSSRDERLAKITAAGSGFVYAASLMGVTGTRESVGREAQDLVRRTRAVTELPVCVGLGVSTPGQAAEVAQFADGVIVGSAFVKRLLAAPDDLQAGLAGVRELAGELAEGVRKRA from the coding sequence ATGGCAGGCAAGGTGGAGTTGCTCGGTTCCGTCCTGGCGGCGGCCAAGGCCGAGAACCGGGCCGCACTCGTCGGCTATCTGCCGGCCGGCTTCCCGTCCGTGGACGGCGGCGTACGGGCCCTGACGGCGATGCTGGAGGGCGGCTGCGACATCGTCGAGGTCGGCCTTCCGCACAGCGACCCGGTCCTGGACGGCCCGGTGATCCAGACCGCCGACGACATCGCGCTGCGCGGCGGAGTGAAGATCGTCGACGTGATCGGTACGGTCCGCGAGGTGCACGCCGCGACCGGCGCGCCGGTGCTGTGCATGACGTACTGGAACCCCGTCGACCGCTACGGCGTCGAGCGGTTCGCTGCCGACCTCGCCGAGGCCGGCGGCGCGGGCTGCATCCTGCCCGACCTGCCGGTCGAGGAGTCCGAGGTGTGGTGCAAGGCCGCCGAACAGCACGGCCTGGCCACGGTGTTCGTGGTCGCGCCGAGCAGCCGGGACGAGCGGCTGGCCAAGATCACCGCGGCCGGCAGCGGCTTCGTCTACGCCGCCTCGCTGATGGGCGTCACCGGTACCCGCGAGTCGGTCGGCCGGGAGGCGCAGGACCTGGTACGGCGCACCCGCGCGGTCACCGAACTGCCGGTGTGCGTCGGGCTCGGCGTCTCCACGCCCGGCCAGGCGGCCGAGGTGGCTCAGTTCGCGGACGGGGTCATCGTCGGCTCGGCCTTCGTCAAGCGGCTGCTCGCCGCGCCGGACGACCTTCAGGCGGGGCTCGCGGGCGTCCGCGAACTCGCGGGAGAGCTGGCCGAGGGCGTACGCAAGCGCGCATGA
- the trpC gene encoding indole-3-glycerol phosphate synthase TrpC, which yields MSVLDEIIEGVRADLAERQARVSLDELKERALKARQAKDGVAALKGDSVTVICEVKRSSPSKGALAAIADPAGLAADYEAGGAAVISVLTEQRKFGGSLADLEAVRAKVDIPVLRKDFIVTAYQLWEARAHGADLALLIVAALEQEALVSLIERAHSIGLTPLVEVHDEEEVARAVDAGAKIIGVNARNLKTLEVDRGNFARIAPEIPDHIVKVAESGVRGPHDLIAYANDGADAVLVGESLVTGKDPRTAVADLVAAGSHPAIRHGRG from the coding sequence GTGAGTGTGCTCGACGAGATCATCGAGGGAGTCCGCGCCGACCTTGCCGAGCGGCAGGCGCGTGTGAGCCTCGACGAGCTCAAGGAACGGGCCCTCAAGGCGCGCCAGGCCAAGGACGGGGTCGCGGCCCTCAAGGGCGACAGTGTCACGGTGATCTGCGAGGTCAAGCGCTCCAGCCCCTCCAAGGGCGCGCTGGCCGCCATCGCCGATCCGGCCGGTCTCGCCGCCGACTACGAGGCGGGCGGTGCCGCGGTCATCTCCGTCCTCACCGAGCAGCGCAAGTTCGGCGGTTCGCTGGCCGACCTGGAGGCCGTACGGGCCAAGGTCGACATCCCCGTACTGCGCAAGGACTTCATCGTCACCGCCTACCAGCTCTGGGAGGCGCGGGCCCACGGAGCCGACCTGGCGCTGCTGATCGTCGCCGCGCTGGAGCAGGAGGCGCTGGTCTCGCTCATCGAGCGGGCCCACTCCATCGGGCTGACGCCGCTGGTCGAGGTGCACGACGAGGAAGAGGTCGCACGGGCCGTCGACGCCGGAGCCAAGATCATCGGGGTCAACGCCCGGAACCTGAAGACTCTTGAGGTGGACCGCGGGAACTTCGCGCGGATCGCACCCGAGATCCCCGACCACATCGTGAAGGTCGCCGAGTCGGGCGTGCGCGGGCCGCACGACCTGATCGCGTACGCCAACGACGGCGCGGACGCCGTCCTGGTGGGCGAGTCGCTGGTCACGGGCAAGGACCCCAGGACCGCCGTCGCCGACCTGGTCGCCGCCGGCTCCCACCCCGCCATCCGCCACGGACGGGGCTGA
- a CDS encoding tryptophan synthase subunit(beta): MTTARLHRPGPGRRPGPVGVLRAAQAAGDVHAALGRGCRPRGCRAPARRVHGRRVRYHIGAEPGQINGRRWRGHTAL, from the coding sequence ATGACCACCGCCCGCCTCCACCGCCCCGGCCCGGGCCGACGCCCGGGGCCGGTCGGCGTGCTGCGCGCGGCGCAGGCCGCGGGCGATGTGCACGCGGCGCTGGGGCGGGGCTGCCGGCCGCGTGGCTGCCGGGCGCCCGCGCGGCGGGTGCACGGGCGGCGGGTCAGGTATCACATCGGTGCCGAACCGGGACAGATCAACGGCCGTCGATGGCGTGGCCACACCGCGCTGTAG
- a CDS encoding ADP-ribosylglycohydrolase family protein, whose amino-acid sequence MVGAAVGDALGGPVEGWSPEQIVERYGHRVQGIVGPYHEDWRTARPIAPYHKGDGHVTDDTLMTHALVRVYEKVRDHLDAYAVAEHLVPDLIGTPRWIPELEAEALLLQRVFLAEKWIVTRLHYGHADPREAGVGNVVNCGAAMYMAPVGLVNAGHPAGAYAEALDVAGAHQSSYGREAAGVFAAAVAAACEPGACPASVVEAALLLAKDGTRAAIEAVCDTAARYADFEAALGPLREAVAPFDTVGPAYRQPSLGARRPSRLHSIEELPIALGMLLVGGGDFRRTVLGAVNYGRDCDSIATMCGALVGALQGARAVPAEWSEEVSRASRLDLRAPAVALAAVSREVFARDRQRRDAHERAFTMIAGA is encoded by the coding sequence CTGGTGGGAGCCGCGGTCGGGGACGCGCTCGGCGGCCCGGTCGAGGGCTGGAGCCCGGAACAGATCGTGGAACGGTACGGTCACCGCGTCCAGGGCATCGTCGGTCCGTATCACGAGGACTGGCGCACGGCCCGGCCCATCGCGCCGTACCACAAGGGCGACGGACACGTCACGGACGACACCCTCATGACCCATGCGCTGGTGCGGGTCTACGAGAAGGTCCGCGACCACCTCGACGCGTACGCCGTCGCCGAGCACCTCGTGCCCGACCTCATCGGCACCCCGCGCTGGATCCCGGAGCTGGAGGCCGAAGCGCTGCTGCTCCAGCGTGTCTTCCTCGCCGAGAAGTGGATCGTGACCCGGCTGCACTACGGACATGCCGATCCGCGCGAGGCGGGCGTCGGCAATGTCGTCAACTGCGGTGCCGCCATGTACATGGCACCGGTCGGCCTGGTCAACGCCGGTCACCCGGCCGGGGCTTACGCGGAGGCGCTGGACGTCGCGGGCGCGCACCAGTCCTCGTACGGGCGGGAGGCCGCCGGTGTCTTCGCGGCGGCGGTCGCCGCGGCCTGCGAGCCGGGCGCCTGCCCCGCCTCCGTGGTCGAGGCCGCGCTCTTACTCGCCAAGGACGGCACCCGCGCCGCCATTGAGGCGGTCTGCGACACCGCGGCCCGGTATGCGGACTTCGAGGCCGCGCTCGGGCCGCTGCGCGAGGCCGTGGCGCCCTTCGACACGGTCGGACCCGCTTATCGTCAGCCCTCCCTGGGCGCCCGGCGGCCCTCGCGGCTCCACTCCATCGAGGAGTTGCCGATCGCTCTGGGCATGCTGCTCGTCGGTGGCGGCGACTTCCGCCGTACGGTCCTGGGAGCGGTCAACTACGGGCGCGACTGCGACTCCATCGCCACGATGTGCGGTGCGCTCGTCGGTGCTCTTCAGGGCGCGCGGGCGGTCCCCGCGGAGTGGAGCGAGGAGGTCTCCCGCGCCAGCAGACTGGACCTGAGGGCCCCGGCCGTGGCCCTCGCCGCGGTCAGCCGAGAGGTCTTCGCCCGGGACCGGCAGCGCCGTGACGCCCATGAGCGTGCCTTCACGATGATTGCGGGTGCCTGA
- the lgt gene encoding prolipoprotein diacylglyceryl transferase, whose product MDLAFIPSPSTGVVHLGPIPLRGYAFCIIIGVFVGVWLGNKRWIQRGGRSGTVADIAVWAVPFGLVGGRLYHVITSYEPYFGEGGHPINALKVWEGGLGIWGAVALGAVGAWIGCRRRGIPLPAYADALAPGLALGQAIGRWGNWFNQELYGRATDLPWALKISDDPAIGRVGGTYHPTFLYESLWCIGVAVLVIWADKRFKLGHGRAFALYVASYCAGRAWIEYMRVDEAHHILGLRLNVWTAIIVFILAVVYMVVSAAKVPGREEIVEPGAQEQDADENTTEDTPADAPVGTKGNPKPAGSGSTGKAAKPAGGSTKGAPKSVGSGEDTAKDKAKPAGSGGTQKP is encoded by the coding sequence ATGGACCTCGCATTCATTCCCAGCCCCTCGACCGGTGTCGTGCACCTCGGCCCGATCCCGCTGCGCGGCTACGCTTTCTGCATCATCATCGGCGTCTTCGTCGGCGTCTGGCTCGGCAACAAGCGCTGGATCCAGCGCGGCGGCCGGTCCGGGACCGTCGCCGACATCGCCGTGTGGGCCGTGCCCTTCGGGCTCGTCGGCGGTCGCCTCTACCACGTCATCACGTCCTACGAACCGTACTTCGGTGAGGGCGGCCACCCCATCAACGCCCTGAAGGTGTGGGAAGGCGGCCTCGGTATCTGGGGCGCGGTCGCGCTCGGTGCCGTCGGTGCCTGGATCGGCTGCCGTCGGCGCGGCATCCCGCTCCCGGCGTACGCGGACGCGCTGGCACCCGGCCTCGCGCTGGGCCAGGCGATCGGCCGTTGGGGCAACTGGTTCAACCAGGAGCTGTACGGGCGCGCGACCGACCTGCCCTGGGCGCTGAAGATCAGCGACGACCCGGCCATCGGGCGCGTCGGCGGCACCTACCACCCGACCTTCCTGTACGAGTCGCTGTGGTGCATCGGCGTCGCGGTCCTGGTCATCTGGGCGGACAAGCGCTTCAAGCTCGGCCATGGACGGGCCTTCGCGCTGTACGTGGCCTCGTACTGCGCGGGCCGCGCCTGGATCGAGTACATGCGGGTGGACGAGGCCCACCACATCCTGGGGCTGCGCCTCAACGTGTGGACCGCGATCATCGTCTTCATCCTGGCCGTCGTCTACATGGTCGTCTCCGCGGCGAAGGTCCCGGGCCGCGAGGAGATCGTCGAGCCGGGCGCCCAGGAACAGGACGCCGACGAGAACACCACCGAGGACACCCCTGCTGACGCGCCGGTCGGCACCAAGGGCAACCCGAAGCCGGCGGGCAGCGGTAGCACCGGGAAGGCCGCGAAACCCGCGGGCGGCAGCACCAAGGGCGCCCCGAAGTCCGTCGGCAGCGGCGAGGACACGGCCAAGGACAAGGCGAAGCCGGCCGGTAGCGGCGGCACCCAGAAGCCCTGA
- a CDS encoding ADP-ribosylglycohydrolase family protein: MQPEDLLGHELRQAAEDGRDATVIERRWLAAGGGPAPARAGASPGPADLPLRALAERLLDELAAIPSPLAAAEPTGLDAIKAACPAWPSPTHPPAGPLNAAPTTAPPPTTPSPVSPPPVTPSPATAPTTAALSTADPSTSVPLAGAATRERLEAAWLGRAAGCLLGKPVEKLPLAGIRALARATGNWPLRTWFTGAGLDPAVAARYPWNRRSRLTSLAENIDGMPEDDDLNYPLLGLLLLQRHGHGFGTADVARLWLAQLPAGRTFTAERVAYRNLLDGFEPPLTARHRNPYREWIGALIRADVFGWTNPGDPGAAAEEAWRDAVLTHTANGVYGAMFAAAAIAEAGGGSSDVHGCLRAGLAVVPPRARLAHAVRFGIRTAQEEPTGSPTGFARVVDRLHTVYGHHHWVHVVPNAALLAAALTHADGDFAGAICRVVSGGWDTDSNGATAGSLTGLLAGAPSALPGRWTTPLRNRLATSVGGLDGIGFDVLAERTAALVAQPAPPDARTRPRTDTHTHTRTDTDRQEVHRP; the protein is encoded by the coding sequence GTGCAGCCCGAGGACCTGCTCGGGCACGAGCTGCGGCAGGCCGCCGAGGACGGGCGGGACGCCACGGTGATCGAGCGCCGCTGGCTGGCGGCGGGCGGTGGACCGGCTCCCGCCCGGGCCGGTGCCTCCCCCGGTCCCGCGGATTTGCCCCTGCGCGCCCTGGCCGAACGGCTGCTGGACGAACTGGCTGCCATTCCCTCACCGTTGGCGGCGGCCGAGCCGACCGGCCTGGACGCGATCAAGGCCGCCTGCCCGGCCTGGCCCTCGCCCACACACCCACCCGCCGGGCCCCTGAACGCCGCGCCTACGACCGCCCCACCTCCCACCACCCCGTCTCCAGTCAGCCCACCCCCAGTCACTCCATCTCCAGCCACTGCACCGACGACCGCCGCGCTGTCGACCGCCGACCCGTCAACCTCCGTTCCCTTGGCCGGTGCTGCGACCCGGGAGCGGCTGGAAGCGGCCTGGCTGGGGCGGGCCGCCGGGTGCCTGCTCGGCAAGCCGGTGGAGAAGCTGCCGCTCGCGGGAATCCGTGCCCTCGCACGCGCCACCGGCAACTGGCCGTTGCGCACCTGGTTCACCGGGGCCGGGCTGGACCCCGCCGTCGCCGCCCGGTACCCCTGGAACCGGCGCAGCCGTCTCACCTCGCTCGCCGAGAACATCGACGGGATGCCCGAGGACGACGACCTCAACTATCCGCTGCTGGGGCTGCTTCTCCTCCAGCGGCACGGTCATGGCTTCGGCACCGCCGATGTCGCCCGGTTGTGGCTGGCACAGCTCCCGGCGGGCCGTACGTTCACCGCCGAGCGCGTCGCGTACCGCAATCTGCTGGACGGGTTCGAGCCCCCGCTCACCGCACGGCACCGCAACCCCTACCGGGAGTGGATCGGTGCGCTGATCCGCGCGGACGTCTTCGGCTGGACCAACCCGGGTGACCCGGGCGCCGCGGCGGAGGAGGCGTGGCGGGACGCCGTGCTCACCCACACCGCCAACGGTGTGTACGGGGCGATGTTCGCCGCTGCCGCCATCGCGGAGGCAGGCGGCGGGAGTTCGGACGTCCACGGCTGTCTGCGGGCAGGGCTCGCCGTCGTTCCGCCACGGGCCCGGCTCGCCCACGCCGTCCGGTTCGGCATCCGGACGGCGCAGGAGGAACCGACCGGCTCCCCCACCGGCTTCGCGCGTGTGGTGGACCGCCTGCACACCGTCTACGGGCACCACCACTGGGTGCACGTCGTGCCGAACGCCGCGCTGCTCGCCGCCGCCCTCACCCACGCCGACGGCGACTTCGCCGGTGCCATCTGCCGTGTCGTCTCCGGCGGCTGGGACACCGATTCCAACGGCGCGACGGCCGGATCACTCACCGGTCTCCTGGCCGGCGCCCCGTCCGCCCTGCCCGGCCGCTGGACCACGCCGCTGCGCAATCGTCTGGCCACTTCCGTCGGCGGCCTGGACGGCATCGGTTTCGACGTCCTCGCGGAGCGCACGGCCGCCCTCGTCGCCCAGCCGGCGCCCCCTGATGCCCGCACCCGCCCCCGTACCGACACCCACACCCACACCCGTACCGACACCGACCGGCAGGAGGTACACCGGCCATGA
- a CDS encoding CoA transferase has product MTVPPLSPEPETGPEPVPGSAAGPGSRPGAGPEAGPEAGPGPLQGLRVLDLATLFAGPLAATMLGDFGAEVIKVEHPDRPDPARGHGPAKDGVGLWWKLLGRNKKTIALNLSTPGGRDVLLRLAARSDVVIENFRPGTLEKWGLGWTELRAVNPRLVLARVTAFGQSGPYARRPGFGTLAEAMSGFAAITGEPDGPPVLPPFGLADSIAALTTSYAVMAALRGRDTTGVGQVVDLAIIEPMLTVLGAQPIWYDQLGYVQPRTGNRTPGNAPRNLYRTADGSWLAVSASAQSVAERVMRLVGRPEFLEQPWFATGAGRARHADELDAAVGGWIARHGRAEVMAAFEKAEAAVAPVQDIRDVMEDEQYRALGTITGIPDEELGTVRMQNVLFRLSGTPGAIRWAGRPHGADTDEVLAAIGLTATEIAALREEGAL; this is encoded by the coding sequence ATGACAGTTCCCCCTCTTTCTCCCGAACCGGAGACCGGACCCGAGCCCGTTCCCGGCTCTGCCGCCGGCCCCGGCTCCCGTCCCGGTGCCGGGCCCGAAGCCGGGCCTGAAGCCGGGCCCGGTCCGCTCCAGGGGTTACGCGTTCTCGATCTCGCCACGCTCTTCGCGGGGCCGCTGGCCGCCACCATGCTCGGTGACTTCGGCGCCGAAGTGATCAAGGTCGAGCATCCGGACCGGCCCGATCCCGCTCGTGGACACGGCCCCGCCAAGGACGGCGTCGGCCTGTGGTGGAAGCTGCTCGGGCGGAACAAGAAGACCATCGCCCTGAACCTGTCCACACCGGGCGGCCGTGACGTGCTGCTGCGCCTCGCCGCGCGTTCGGACGTGGTGATCGAGAACTTCCGGCCCGGCACCTTGGAGAAGTGGGGCCTGGGCTGGACGGAGCTGCGCGCCGTCAATCCCCGGCTGGTGCTGGCCCGCGTCACCGCGTTCGGTCAGTCCGGCCCGTACGCACGCCGCCCCGGCTTCGGCACCCTCGCCGAGGCGATGAGCGGCTTCGCTGCGATCACCGGCGAACCGGACGGCCCGCCGGTCCTGCCGCCCTTCGGCCTCGCCGATTCCATCGCCGCGCTGACCACCTCCTACGCGGTCATGGCGGCCCTGCGCGGGCGTGATACCACCGGCGTCGGCCAGGTGGTGGACCTGGCGATCATCGAGCCGATGCTGACGGTACTCGGCGCGCAGCCCATTTGGTACGACCAGCTCGGGTACGTCCAGCCTCGTACGGGCAACCGGACCCCCGGCAACGCGCCGCGCAACCTCTACCGCACCGCCGACGGCTCGTGGCTGGCCGTCTCGGCCTCCGCGCAGTCCGTGGCCGAACGCGTCATGCGGCTGGTGGGCCGGCCGGAGTTCCTCGAACAGCCTTGGTTCGCCACCGGCGCGGGGCGCGCCCGGCACGCCGATGAGCTGGATGCCGCGGTCGGCGGCTGGATAGCCCGGCACGGGCGGGCCGAGGTGATGGCCGCGTTCGAGAAAGCCGAGGCAGCGGTCGCGCCCGTCCAGGACATCCGCGATGTGATGGAGGACGAGCAGTACCGGGCCCTGGGAACCATCACCGGGATTCCCGACGAGGAGCTGGGGACGGTCCGTATGCAGAACGTGCTCTTTCGTCTCTCCGGAACCCCCGGTGCCATCAGGTGGGCCGGCCGGCCGCACGGTGCCGACACGGACGAGGTCCTGGCCGCCATCGGACTCACCGCAACGGAGATCGCCGCCCTGCGCGAAGAAGGTGCCCTGTGA